The region GGCAAACCATCGGCGACGAACTCGCGGATCGCGCCGACGATATCCACCGTGCTGAACGCCACGTGATTCAGGCCGGAGCCGTGATACGTGTGCAGCGCCTCGGCCACCGCCGTATGACGATCCACCGACGCATTCAGCACGATCCGCACCGAACCGTCGCCACTGCGCAGCGCCCGGCTGCGGACCAGCCCGTACGGATCGGGCACCAGCACGCCGGGTTCCGCCTGGAAACCGAGCGCGGTGCGCAGAAACAGCACCCACGTGTCCAGCGACTCCGCCGGCACCGACAGACACACGTGATCGATGCGTGCGAGCGGACCCACTTCGGCCGGACCGTTGATGTCCGTGAGGACGAAATCGGCTTCGAATAGCGTCGGCTGATCCGGCGATTCGTCGACGAAATAATTCAGGCTGCCGTCCGGCGCCTGCACGGCCGGCAGCACGCGCTCGTTGGGGCCGATCTGGCCGGAGAACGGCGCGTAGCCGAAGCCGGCGGCGCGCTCGAACGCCTGCGCGGCGTCGTCGACGCGCAACGCCGACGCGCACAGCGACAAACCATGCTGCTGAAAGAACGCGTTGGCGAACGAGTCCGGCTCGGCGTTCAGCACGATCGACGCCGCGCCGTGCTGGAACAGCGTCACGTCTTTCGAACGATGCCGGCCCGCCTCGCGAAAGCGCAGCTTGCCGAGCCAGTCGACGAGTTGCGCGCGGGTGGCGTGATCGACCGCGAATTCGAGGAACTGGTAGCCGACGTGAGCGGGCGCGGCGGGGGAGCGATAGAGGTCGACGAAACGAGGCGGTTCCGGGCGTTCGGCTTCAGTTTGAGTTTCAGCTGCGCTGGCAAGCCCTGTCTGAGCGTGATCGCGAGCAAGATCAGCCACCTTGGCCCTCTCAGCCGCTTCAACCGCCAGCACCGCGCGCATCTGCTCCTCCAGAAACAGCAGCGAACGATGCCCGTCCGCCGCCGTGATCGTCGTGGGCGCGGCGCGGAAACCGTCGTTGAAAATCTCCAGCGACAGCGGCCCCGAATAGCCGGTCTTGACGATCTGCGCGGTGAAGCCGGCCAGATCGAAATCGCCCTGACCCGGAAAGCAGCGGTAATGCCGGCTCCATTCGAGCACGTCCATCGCGAGTTTCGGCGCGTCGGCGATCTGCACGAAGGCGATCCGCTCGCCCGGAATGCCGGCGATCGCGTCGACGGTATCGCTCAGCGACAGCGTATGAAAACTGTCGAGCACCAGCCCCAGATTCGGATGATTCACCGCGTTCACAAGCTTCCACGCGTGCCGGTAAGTCTTCACGTGCTTGCCCCACGCGAGCGCCTCGTAACCGGCGATCACGCCGGCCGCCCCGGCTGCGAGCGCAAGCGCGCCGAGCTGGTCGGTCATCAGCGCGTCGTCGCCGAGGGTGTCGGGCGACACGTTGCTGCAAACCAGGATGCGATCGGTGCCGAGTTCGTGCATCACGTCGAACTTGCGTTTCGCGCGTTCGAGATTGCGTGCGAGGCGCTCAGGGCCGACCCCGTCGAAATCGCGGAACGGCTGGAACAGCATGATCTTCAGCCCGAGATCGGCGGCGATGCGCCGCACGTCGGCGGGCGGGCCGTCGAAGCACAGCAGGTCGTTCTCGAAGATCTCGACGCCTTCGAAACCGGCCGCCTGGATCGCGGTCAGCTTCTCGACAAGCGTGCCGCTGATCGACACGGTGGCAATCGAACGTTGCATGAACGGCTCCTGCAAAAACTGGCAAACGGACAAATGGCGACAGGGAAACGTTCCCTCCCGATGCACCGCGTGGGCCGGCAAAGCGTGCCCCGCGGTCCATGCTGCAATGCGAAAAGTGGACCAGTTGGTTACTTGCTCACAAAACCACAGCGTGGAAAAAATAGCGCATTGAGCGGAATTGTCGACAGTGTATAAAAACTAACTAGATAGTACAAATTCGTGAAAACCCCAGATGACGATTCCGGCGGACGCGCGCACACTCCGTTTTACGTTGTGGAGCCGCCGCGATCGCGCGGCGCGCTTCAGGCTGTATCAGGTCTTACTTTGCAGGAGTGGTTGCCATGAGTTTTGCCTCCGTCCTGGTCCTCAACGGACCGAATCTCAACCTGCTCGGCACACGCGAGCCCGCCATCTACGGCGCGGAAACGCTCGACGACGTCGCGAAGCTGTGCCGCGACGCGGGCGAACGGCTGAATCTGTTGGTGGACTTCTGTCAGTCGAACGCCGAGCATCAGCTGATCGACTGGCTGCATGCGGCGCGGACCAAGGTCGACGGCATCGTGATCAATCCGGCGGCGTACACGCATACGTCGGTGGCGATCGCCGACGCGCTCAGCGCGATCGAAAAGCCGGTGATCGAAGTGCATATTTCAAACGTGCATCGGCGCGAGGCGTTCCGGCACCACTCGTATGTGTCGGCGGTGGCGGACGGGATCATCGTCGGCTGCGGCACGCAAGGCTATGTGCTTGCGCTCGAACGGATGGCGAGCCTGCTCGCGAACAGGACCGCACGATGAACGCAATCGACACTATCGCAACCGGCATGACCGCGCCGTCTCCCGCCGAAGCGCCGGCGCAACCCCGCGTGGACGCGCTCGCTCATTCGCAGGCCAGCGCCAGTTCGTATCTGGTCGGTCTGATCGGCTCGGGAATCGGCGGTTCGTTGAGCCCGGCGATGCATGAAGAAGAGGGCAGCCAACTCGGTCTGCACTACGTGTACCGCCGCATCGACCTCGAAGCGCTGCGGCTCGATCTCGCCGCGCTGCCGGACCTGCTGAGCGCCGCCGAACGAATGGGCTACAACGGCCTGAACATCACCTATCCGTGCAAACAGGCGGTGATTCCGCTGCTCGACGAACTTTCCGACGACGCCCGCGCGCTCGGCGCGGTCAACACGGTGCTGTTCAAGGACGGCAAACGCATCGGCCACAACACCGACTGGTCCGGCTTCGCCCGTGCGTTCCAGCGCGGCCTGCCGGACGTGCCGCTCGCGCGCGTCGTTCAACTGGGTGCGGGCGGCGCCGGCGCGGCGGTCGCGCACGCCGCGCTGAGCATGGGTGCACAGACGCTCACGCTGTTCGACGTGGACGCCTCGCGCGCCGCGGCGCTGGCCGGCGAATTGCAGCAGCGCTTCCCGGCCGCCAGCGTCAGCGCCGGCAGCTCGCTCGCGCACGC is a window of Paraburkholderia sp. D15 DNA encoding:
- a CDS encoding sugar phosphate isomerase/epimerase and 4-hydroxyphenylpyruvate domain-containing protein — encoded protein: MQRSIATVSISGTLVEKLTAIQAAGFEGVEIFENDLLCFDGPPADVRRIAADLGLKIMLFQPFRDFDGVGPERLARNLERAKRKFDVMHELGTDRILVCSNVSPDTLGDDALMTDQLGALALAAGAAGVIAGYEALAWGKHVKTYRHAWKLVNAVNHPNLGLVLDSFHTLSLSDTVDAIAGIPGERIAFVQIADAPKLAMDVLEWSRHYRCFPGQGDFDLAGFTAQIVKTGYSGPLSLEIFNDGFRAAPTTITAADGHRSLLFLEEQMRAVLAVEAAERAKVADLARDHAQTGLASAAETQTEAERPEPPRFVDLYRSPAAPAHVGYQFLEFAVDHATRAQLVDWLGKLRFREAGRHRSKDVTLFQHGAASIVLNAEPDSFANAFFQQHGLSLCASALRVDDAAQAFERAAGFGYAPFSGQIGPNERVLPAVQAPDGSLNYFVDESPDQPTLFEADFVLTDINGPAEVGPLARIDHVCLSVPAESLDTWVLFLRTALGFQAEPGVLVPDPYGLVRSRALRSGDGSVRIVLNASVDRHTAVAEALHTYHGSGLNHVAFSTVDIVGAIREFVADGLPVLRIPRNYYDDLAARYALADDVLDALQTHNILYDRDDKGGEFFHAYTELLDRRFFLEIVERRGGYDGYGAGNAAVRLAAQAQRRK
- the aroQ gene encoding type II 3-dehydroquinate dehydratase, which produces MSFASVLVLNGPNLNLLGTREPAIYGAETLDDVAKLCRDAGERLNLLVDFCQSNAEHQLIDWLHAARTKVDGIVINPAAYTHTSVAIADALSAIEKPVIEVHISNVHRREAFRHHSYVSAVADGIIVGCGTQGYVLALERMASLLANRTAR
- a CDS encoding shikimate dehydrogenase; the encoded protein is MTAPSPAEAPAQPRVDALAHSQASASSYLVGLIGSGIGGSLSPAMHEEEGSQLGLHYVYRRIDLEALRLDLAALPDLLSAAERMGYNGLNITYPCKQAVIPLLDELSDDARALGAVNTVLFKDGKRIGHNTDWSGFARAFQRGLPDVPLARVVQLGAGGAGAAVAHAALSMGAQTLTLFDVDASRAAALAGELQQRFPAASVSAGSSLAHALAEANGLIHATPTGMAKLPGLPLPVELLHRDLWVADIVYFPIRTALLQAADALGCRTLSGGGMAVYQAVDAMRIFTGLEPDAERVYRHFQSLLQQPEA